Proteins found in one Brevibacillus brevis genomic segment:
- a CDS encoding UDP-N-acetylmuramoyl-L-alanyl-D-glutamate--2,6-diaminopimelate ligase, with amino-acid sequence MFLRDLLMPLLPVTVSGDDSMEITGLTADSRQVKPGYLFVCLTGYTVDGHTFAAQAVKNGAVAVLSEQDLDVPATIVKVPDTRRAMAMLADRIFGSPTKEVKVIGVTGTNGKTTTTHLIDKILRDQSKQTGLIGTIHMRIGDVTEEVKNTTPDAIDLQRSFRRMCDVNTDYAIIEVSSHALELGRVRGCEIHTAVFTNLTQDHLDYHKTMENYRYAKSLLFSQLGNSYDTDRLKTAVLNADDEASELYATVTPARVITYGIDQPADVRAKQIEITSKGTSFTVESFAGSARLNLKLMGKFNVYNALAAIAVTLAEGIPLEEIKASLEAVAGVNGRFEAVDAGQPFAVLVDYSHTPDSLENALMTVKEFARGNVFCIVGCGGDRDRSKRPIMAQIATKYADLTVLTSDNPRSEEPQAILDDMLAGLSEVAPDRYTALTDRREAIAHAVSLAKPDDVILIAGKGHETYQIIKDQVLPFDDREVAREAIARYNQE; translated from the coding sequence TGTTGCCAGTAACGGTTTCGGGGGATGACAGCATGGAGATTACGGGTTTGACAGCAGACTCGCGCCAGGTAAAGCCCGGCTACTTGTTTGTCTGTCTGACTGGATATACCGTGGATGGACATACGTTCGCGGCCCAGGCGGTGAAGAATGGTGCCGTCGCCGTGTTATCCGAACAAGATCTGGACGTGCCAGCGACTATTGTCAAAGTACCGGATACCCGGCGGGCAATGGCTATGCTGGCTGATCGTATTTTCGGATCTCCTACGAAAGAAGTAAAAGTCATTGGCGTAACGGGGACAAATGGCAAGACGACCACTACGCATCTGATCGACAAAATTTTGCGCGATCAAAGCAAGCAAACAGGCTTAATCGGAACGATCCATATGAGAATTGGAGACGTAACGGAGGAAGTCAAAAATACGACTCCAGATGCCATAGATTTGCAAAGAAGCTTTCGCCGCATGTGCGATGTAAACACAGACTATGCGATTATTGAGGTGTCCTCTCATGCACTGGAGCTGGGAAGAGTCCGCGGTTGCGAAATCCATACAGCGGTTTTCACCAACCTGACCCAGGATCACCTCGACTACCATAAAACAATGGAAAACTATCGCTACGCCAAATCATTGTTGTTTTCCCAGCTCGGCAACAGCTATGACACAGACCGTCTAAAGACCGCTGTACTGAATGCGGATGATGAGGCGTCCGAATTATATGCTACCGTTACACCGGCGCGAGTCATTACATACGGCATTGATCAACCTGCAGATGTAAGGGCAAAACAAATCGAAATCACCAGTAAAGGAACTTCTTTTACAGTCGAAAGCTTTGCTGGCAGTGCGCGTCTGAACTTGAAGCTGATGGGAAAGTTCAATGTGTATAACGCTTTGGCAGCCATCGCGGTTACACTCGCAGAAGGTATTCCACTAGAAGAGATTAAAGCGAGCCTGGAAGCGGTAGCAGGGGTAAATGGGCGATTTGAAGCAGTAGATGCTGGTCAGCCGTTTGCGGTGCTCGTCGACTACTCACACACGCCAGACAGCTTGGAAAATGCATTGATGACTGTCAAGGAATTTGCCCGTGGCAACGTATTTTGCATTGTTGGCTGCGGAGGCGACAGGGATCGATCCAAACGCCCAATCATGGCGCAAATTGCAACGAAATATGCTGATCTGACCGTCTTAACATCAGATAATCCACGCTCGGAGGAGCCGCAGGCGATTCTCGATGACATGCTGGCAGGCTTGTCGGAAGTGGCACCTGATCGTTATACGGCACTAACAGACCGACGCGAAGCCATTGCCCATGCTGTTTCGCTCGCAAAGCCGGACGATGTGATCTTGATCGCCGGAAAAGGACACGAAACGTATCAAATTATTAAAGACCAGGTGTTGCCCTTCGATGACCGTGAAGTAGCGCGCGAAGCGATTGCCCGGTACAACCAAGAATAA
- the mraY gene encoding phospho-N-acetylmuramoyl-pentapeptide-transferase, with product MFVDNVLIVTIVAAFLIAVLIGPLFIPFLRRLKFGQAIREEGPQSHYKKAGTPTMGGTIILLALIFTVLKFANAKMEIYFLLLVTLGYGLIGFLDDFIKIKKKRNLGLTAKQKFAGQIVLAIGAYILLLMMGHDTSIHLPGTPWKLELGYFYFPFLLFLLVGTTNAVNITDGVDGLLAGTGAIAFGAYAIIAWFGQDYDTAIFSAAVVGALLGFLVFNAHPARVFMGDTGSLGLGGALAGIAIMTKTELLLAIIGGVFVVETLSVIMQVVSFKTRGKRIFRMSPLHHHFELTGWSEWRVVVTFWLVGMFFAGLGVYLEVVTIR from the coding sequence ATGTTCGTTGACAACGTCCTAATCGTCACGATCGTCGCTGCGTTTCTCATCGCCGTACTCATTGGCCCATTGTTTATTCCCTTCCTTCGCCGCCTGAAATTTGGGCAGGCAATTCGTGAGGAAGGACCGCAATCCCATTATAAGAAGGCTGGAACTCCCACTATGGGAGGCACCATCATTCTTTTGGCACTCATATTTACCGTGTTGAAGTTTGCCAATGCGAAAATGGAAATTTACTTCCTGTTATTGGTGACTCTCGGATACGGTTTAATCGGGTTTCTGGATGATTTCATCAAAATCAAGAAAAAACGTAACCTCGGGTTGACCGCCAAACAGAAGTTTGCTGGTCAGATTGTCTTGGCAATCGGCGCTTATATTTTGCTGCTCATGATGGGGCATGACACGTCCATTCATCTGCCAGGTACACCGTGGAAGCTGGAGCTTGGCTATTTCTACTTCCCGTTCCTGTTGTTCCTCTTGGTAGGTACAACGAATGCTGTTAACATCACAGATGGGGTAGATGGACTATTGGCAGGGACGGGAGCCATTGCTTTTGGTGCTTATGCGATCATCGCATGGTTTGGCCAAGATTATGACACTGCTATTTTTAGTGCAGCTGTTGTAGGTGCGCTACTTGGCTTCCTCGTCTTTAATGCACATCCGGCACGCGTGTTCATGGGTGATACCGGTTCACTTGGACTTGGTGGAGCGCTCGCGGGAATTGCAATCATGACCAAGACGGAATTGCTCTTGGCTATTATCGGTGGGGTATTCGTTGTTGAGACACTCTCTGTCATTATGCAGGTAGTCTCCTTTAAGACGCGTGGAAAGCGTATTTTCCGAATGAGTCCCCTGCATCATCATTTTGAATTAACAGGCTGGTCAGAGTGGCGCGTGGTTGTCACGTTCTGGCTCGTCGGTATGTTCTTTGCTGGATTGGGTGTATACCTTGAGGTGGTGACAATCAGATGA